The genome window ATCGCTGCTTCGCCGCATCGTCCTTCGGGCCGCCCGCCAGAAGGCCCGTTGACCATTGCGCGATTTCTTCCTCGGAATGTTTCCGACCGTGGGTCTTCACCCAGCTCAACAACTTCTCATCGCTCTCACCCGCCAACACCTGCTGCTCGAAAGCCTTCGCATCGATCTGTAAAAAATCAATCAGATACTTATCGAACCCGACGGTGATGTAGTTGTAGTCCTGAATCTTGCCGGCGTGGCGCAAGCGGACTTTATCGATGAACCGGCCCAGGTGGGCGATGCCGCCGAGGAGGGCCTTGGGACTGCGGGGATAGGTTTGCTGAGTCATTGTAATTCTCCAGAATGGTGATTTCGAAGAAGATACAGCCGAGGACGAGATAAATCTAGCAGGGCGATGTGTGCTGACGCGGCACCGTTGCGCCCCACCTTCTACAATAATGTTTCGCGGATTTCTTGAGCAGTGCTTTCTGGCACCTGTTTCCAGATACATCTCTAACGTTTGCGACCAATAATTCCTGCCTGCTTGCTGCTCGGCACAATTCGATCTACTTCTTCTAAAAAAGCGTCAACCGCAATTCGAGTTACTCTGAAAAACCCCGCGACGTTAACATGCACCCCCGCCTCGTCGAAGACAAAAGGCGGGTCGTCTGGTTTACCCGGAAACATGAAATGATTCGTAGCCAAGGCCGAGTTGTGCAAGAGCAGACACCGATAGTTTTCATACAGCCTTTTTATAACCGCCTCTGACAAGTCGAGTCCGTAGAAGCTGCTGTTGAAGATGAATAGATGGTGGTACCCGTCCGTCTTTATAGGCGCATTCCTTCCATCTATGGAGACTGTGAAGTCAGGCCGGCCTCGATGATACGAACCAAGGCTGTCCGCAATAGAGAACATAACCGCAGCTCCAGGATACCCAAGACAGCCCCCATCCTGCTTGCGAAACCTAATGCAATACTCAGCCGCCTCCAGGAATTCTGGTAGCGATTCTTTTAGAAGTTGAGCGGTCGTTTCATGTATTGCCATGACACACCAGAAAACTTGCGAACAAAGCCTGCGGTCTGGAACCGTAATAGAGGGAAATCTTGAAGGCTCCCGTTCGTATGAACTCGGATGGGACGCTCCGAAAGGCAAGGAAGGAGATAACGTAACAAGATGGGCCTTAGGGCCAGGCGAGACTCGAGTTGCCCTTATTACTTTACTGACTGGTTTGCCGTCTTGCCCGCTTCGAGGTACTGATTGATACCCGCCGCCATCTTGCGGCCTTCGGCGATGGCCCAGACGATGAGAGACGCGCCGCGCTTGGTATCGCCGCCGGCAAAGACGCCGTCGAGGTTGGTCATGAAGTTCTCGTTGACGGTCACGCAGCCACGCGCGTCGTAATTCACGCCGAGGCTGTCGAGAAAGCCGTTTCTAACAGGGCCCGTGAAGCCCATGGCGAGCAACACGAGGTCGGCATCCAACTCGAAGTCCGTATTCGGGATCGCCACGAACTTACCGCCCTCGAACTTCACCCGGTTGGCATGCAGCTTCGTCACATGCCCGTTGTGACCGGTGAACTTCGTGGTAGACACGCTCCATTGACGATCACAGCCTTCTTCGTGCGCATGGGACGTACGAAGCTGCATCGGCCACAGCGGCCAGGGCGTCGAGCTCGATCGGGACGGAGGTGGCTCGGGCAACACTTCGAACTGATGCGCCTCACTGCAGCCCTGTCGATGGGCCGTTCCCAAACAGTCGGACCCGGTATCGCCGCCGCCGATGATGACCACCCGCTTTCCCTTGGCGGTGATCGGTTCTTCGGATACGGAGATCCCTGCCGTCCGCTTGTTCTGCTGCGTGAGATATTCCATGGCGAAATGGATGCCCTTGAGTTCACGCCCCGGTACCGGCAGATCTCGGGCCATTTCCGCACCCATCGTCAGCCCCACCGCATCGAACTCCTGCCGTAGCTGTTCGCCGGTCACATCTTTACCCACAGTGACGCCGGTTTTGAACTCCACCCCTTCGGCTTTCATCTGCTCCAGCCGGCGGTCGATGACCCACTTCTCCATCTTGAAATCAGGGATGCCGTACCGCAGCAAGCCGCCGATACGATCGGCCTTCTCAAATACGGTGACGCTATGACCGGCGCGCGCGAGTTGCTGCGCAGCAGCCAGACCGGCGGGACCTGACCCGATGATGGCAACCGTCTTGCCGGTCTTTCTCACCGGCAAGGCCGGCTCGACCAGGCCTTCATTGAAGCCGCGATCGATGATGTTCCATTCGAGCACGCGGATCGACACCGGGTCGCTGTTGATGCCGAGCACGCAGGCCCCTTCGCAGGGCGCGGGACAGAGACGGCCGGTGAATTCCGGGAAATTGTTCGTGGTGTGCAACGCCTTCAGCGCGTCTTTCCAACGGCCGCGATAGACGAGATCGTTCCATTCGGGGATCAAATTCACGACGGGACAGCCGGTATTCCCCTGGCAAAAGGGCACACCGCAATCCATGCAGCGCGCACCTTGAACCTTGAGCTTCTCCTCCGGGATGGGCTCGTACATTTCTTTCCAATCGAGCACGCGCAACTCGATCGGTTTCCGCTTCGGCCCCTCACGCGCGTATTTCAGAAAGCCCTTTGGATCACCCATCGCTAATTCGTCTCTCGTCCTTCGTCACTCGTCTATCGACTGGATTGCTCACACGTGCGCGTCACCAGACGCGCGCCATCTATTTTTGCACTTTGGCTGCAGCGGCCTTCCGCTCAGCGAGCACACGCTTGTAATCGATCGGCATGACCTTCACGAACTTGGGCAGCATCGCCTCCCAACCATCCAGAATCCGCTTGGCATTCCGGCTGCCGGTATAAAGGAAGTGCGACGTGATCATGTCGTGCAACAGCCGCTTGTCCTCATCGCTGACAACCGGCTCCAACTCCACCATGCCTAAGTTGCAACGAGACTGGAACTTATCCAACTCGTTCAACACAAACGCCACGCCGCCTGACATACCGGCCGCGAAGTTTCTGCCGGTCCGGCCCAGGACCGCCACGACTCCGCCTGTCATATATTCACACCCGTGATCGCCGGTTCCCTCGACGACGGCGCGCACGCCGCTGTTCCGCACGGCAAACCGTTCACCGGCCATGCCGTAAAAATAGGCTTCACCCTGGGTGCCGCCATACAACGACGTGTTGCCGACGAGAATAGTTTCTTCCGGTGTGTAAATCGCGTTCTTCGGCGGAAAGACGATGATCTTGCCGCCCGACAGGCCCTTGCCGATATAGTCGTTGGACTCCCCTTCGAGGATCAGCGTGATGCCACGCGAGAGAAACGCGCCGAACGACTGGCCGGCCGATCCGTTGAACTTGATCGTGATGGTGTCGGCAGGCAATCCATCCTGACCATATTTCTTCGACACCTGGCTCGACAACATCGTGCCCACCGTCCGGTTCAAGTTCCGGATCGGCAGTTCGAGCGTGACCTTTTGGCCACGATCAATTGCGGGGGCACATTGTTCGATGAGCGTGCGGTCCAAAATCTCGGCGATGCC of Nitrospiraceae bacterium contains these proteins:
- a CDS encoding DUF5069 domain-containing protein — translated: MTQQTYPRSPKALLGGIAHLGRFIDKVRLRHAGKIQDYNYITVGFDKYLIDFLQIDAKAFEQQVLAGESDEKLLSWVKTHGRKHSEEEIAQWSTGLLAGGPKDDAAKQR
- a CDS encoding glutamate synthase subunit beta yields the protein MGDPKGFLKYAREGPKRKPIELRVLDWKEMYEPIPEEKLKVQGARCMDCGVPFCQGNTGCPVVNLIPEWNDLVYRGRWKDALKALHTTNNFPEFTGRLCPAPCEGACVLGINSDPVSIRVLEWNIIDRGFNEGLVEPALPVRKTGKTVAIIGSGPAGLAAAQQLARAGHSVTVFEKADRIGGLLRYGIPDFKMEKWVIDRRLEQMKAEGVEFKTGVTVGKDVTGEQLRQEFDAVGLTMGAEMARDLPVPGRELKGIHFAMEYLTQQNKRTAGISVSEEPITAKGKRVVIIGGGDTGSDCLGTAHRQGCSEAHQFEVLPEPPPSRSSSTPWPLWPMQLRTSHAHEEGCDRQWSVSTTKFTGHNGHVTKLHANRVKFEGGKFVAIPNTDFELDADLVLLAMGFTGPVRNGFLDSLGVNYDARGCVTVNENFMTNLDGVFAGGDTKRGASLIVWAIAEGRKMAAGINQYLEAGKTANQSVK